From the genome of Lampris incognitus isolate fLamInc1 chromosome 17, fLamInc1.hap2, whole genome shotgun sequence:
CGGTACAGTAAATGCATTCAGTTTAATTGATTTCCTCAGTGTGAAATGCACCTCGTATCCCAACACCAAAACCTCTGCGGTTTCCTCTTTCTTTTAGAATTAATCATTAAAAACAGATCAAACCACTGAACTAGaaggatagatatagatagatttaGTCTTTGTGGTCACACAGGAAATGTGTTCTCGCAGCcagtacatgcacagaaacatacgGATAACCTCACTGTGAcgtacagacatacatacatacatgcatacacataaacacacaacattcactcacactcacagaTAAAGCCGGCTCTATGCTAGGTCAGCGAGGCCGTGTGTTCAGTGCCGCTTTGGCAGAAGGGACAAAACTTCTGCCAAAGCGAGCTCGTCTCCATTTCAGAGTTCTGCGTCTGCGGCCTGTAGGCAGTATTGTGAGATGTGGATTGAGGGGTGATGGGTGTCCTTCTCTGTTGTGGGGGGTGGAGGATCTTGGAGGCAGCATGTGTAGTCCTTGTTGGTGTGTTTTTGTTGGGAGTGGTCAGCATCGTGTAGAAACAGGGGGAACGGTACAGCAGGATGAGTTGGATTATGCTTTTGTAAAGTAGCAACAGGAGGTGGGGGCAACAGGAAGTGCTCTGAGCTTGTGGATGGCTTGTAGTCTGCTGGGATCGTTGATGGATATCAGTGATGTGTTGATCAAAGCTGAGTTTACTGTCTAAAGTGAGTCCAAGCTATCTGAAGTTGTTAAGCTGTTCTACTGTAGTTGTCTGTGCGCCATTGTGTAAAATGAGAAATGGAGTGTTTATAGGCTGTGATGGCGTGTATGGCAGTATCATCGGGGTATTTGTAGTAAGTGGTGATGGGTGAAGACTACCGCTGTACTAGCAAATCGTTTATAAAGTACCTCCGTCAGAAAGTCGTGACTATTTAATTGAGCTTCATACTGTCTCTGCTACAGTGGGCCCTGCTGTAAGGTTGTGGGAGCACTGGTGGATCATAAGGAAGCAGACGTACACTCTCTGACCAAACAGCAACATCCAGTGTTGGAATCCTACCCCCTCTCTCGACCTTGTTCCTTGTCACGTCCCTCTACATGAACCAGAAAATGTCAACAGAAAACCTTTAAAAACAGAATCAAAGGCTGGCAGAAGTGACTACAGATGTCTGTTCTCACCGTCGACCCTCCTGGTCCAGTGGACGGAGCCGTCCTGACACAGAGTTCGAAAAGGCTCTTCCAGGGTGGATGAATCCACCTGACTGTCAGCGAGCACCCCGAGGAACTCCGTCTGCCACAGGGTCTCGTTCCCGGACAACAGGAACTGACTCctctgagaagagagagagagagggagacgatTGTTTTGTTATTCACCCTCTTCGTGCACATTCTGTCTCATTTAATGGATAACTGCAGGAGAGTACttgtatttaccagttcatggaaTGGATAACTGCAGGAGAGTACttgtatttaccagttcatggaaTGGATAACTGCAGGAGAGTACttgtatttaccagttcatggaaTGGATAACTGCAGGAGAGTACttgtatttaccagttcatggaaTGGATAACTGCAGTAGAGTACttgtatttaccagttcatggaaTGGATAACTGCAGTGGAGTACttgtatttaccagttcatggaaTGGATAACTGCAGGAGAGTACttgtatttaccagttcatggaaTGGATAACTGCAGGAGAGTACttgtatttaccagttcatggaaTGGATAACTGCAGGAGAGTACttgtatttaccagttcatggaaTGGATAACTGCAGGAGAGTACttgtatttaccagttcatggaaTGGATAACTGCAGTAGAGTACttgtatttaccagttcatggagCAAGACAAGCAGAAGTGTCCCAGTGAGAATCACATCAAGACAAGTTCTCGCTTTGGGAAAATGTACTTGTCAAACAAAATAAATGCTAATTTTTTCTTCCACCTCACTTTTATACTGTTCTCATGTGAAGCACATTGCATTGATGTAcaaatgtgctacataaataaagcttgattggctgattgatcgCTTGCTTGATTGACTGCATGATTGACTGCAGTGTGTCCGGGTTTCTCAGCAGAGGCTCGTGATGAGGAGCCTTGTTTTCAGTGGATGCCTGAAACATGAAAGAAGGAAACTGAAGCTCCGCAGCGGTGTTATTCAGGAAGCGTGAGAAATCATATTCCAGTCAAGGTGACGACAAGGACTTATGACGAGGGACGATTTGGGGAACGTGATGCCTGACAGTTAAAATGAAAGGGAGAATTGTGATTGACTGGAAACTTAAACTGCTATTAGGTTAATAATGccacccaccaggtcaacaaggTTGTCCATTCGCTGTCTCGTTTGGCACAAGGGCTGTGTGTAATTACACCACTTTCACCGGTGATGGGCCCTGATAGGGGACCACTTAACGTGCTGTTCTGCTCGAGTGGGTCCTCTAATGATATGCTTCTCCTCCACTCTCAAAGACCATTCTTCTGATGGACAGagaaacagaccccccccccccgctaataAGGGCCCTTATCCCAGCTAACAGAGATTATATGTGCACAATCGACAGCCAGGTATGAATACTGAGGACGTGTCTCTATTAGTTATGTGACACCATGAGAGGCAGGACTCTCATGCATAGCTCGAACCCTTGAGACAGCTGGGCATTTGTCTCATCACTTGTCTTCACAGGGTAAAAcggaaaatctgctgtggcgacccctaacgggagcagccaagagaAGGAGAAACAGGGTAAAATGTATGCGGTAGAGGAACACATCGCTCAGTTTGACTCCCATGATTTCACTGCATCTATGGTCTTCCCCATTTTGACCATGGCCCTCGTTACTCATCTGATCACAAACCGCAAGCAAGCCTTGAGAAATTCTAAATTACTCAATCTCATCCGAGTAACCACGTTCCATTTCAGAACCAAACGTGAACCAGCACCAAGCATAAATTGTCAGGATGCAAATGCTCAATACACGCATAGAACCGCGATAGTGTGGACCAAGCTGTGTTTCAGACCAACAGAAGAGCTCTAAAAGCTAAAAAGCTCCTCAGACAGAGTGTTCATTGTGCAAGGTCCAGGGCTCAGACTCCGGGCTGTACCCTCCTGTAAGGAGATCTGGGGCAGGGAGAGGGGGTTGGAAGGATCGGATGTGCTGAGGAATTCAgccaggaagagagagagtggcTCTTCAAAGCCCCGTCTGCTTCAGTCAGCACCAGTCTGTACAGACCGGCAAAGGAGCGAAGATGCCATGTGAGGCCTGTAAGGTTGGATGCAGGCAGTGCTATGAGGCTAAACGAGTGTCAAAATCCACCAGTGCCAGTTCACACACTGGTTGGTCTGTGACAACATGGGGTGGTAGAAGACACGCCTGGCAAGGCTAACGGGCAGCTGCAACTTCCTCTTTCCCAATTTAAGTTGCATTGTTACCTTGGGTGTTGGCTGGTGAAGGAGGGAGTACACATTTTCATAGTCGGACTTCTCCATCTTCTGCAGGAAGCAGCTGTCTTGGTCAACAGGCTTGTAACATATCAAACCCTGTGTAGAAATACAAAGCAGATCTCGCCACTGCTCTCTTGTTGGCATCAACCACATCATTTGTGAACAAAACTACAGAGTGACAGGGAATCCAGTCCAGCCCAGTTCGCTGTGGATAAAAGTTGGAACATTTGTCGAGACAGAAATGGCAGTATGTCCTTACCTTGTTATTGTCAAAGACCACTGTGGCTGTGTGGTTGGCCTGTGAGGTCACTGAGAAGGTCACCAGGTTGTTCTCCTTGTCCACCAGAGCTGACTGGTTGACCAGAGCTCCGGTTTGATCCGGTACTGTGGTTCGGACAATCTGTAATGACGGCCAAAACCAGTTTAGATTTAGAAAGATGTTTTGTTTTCTGACTAAGGCTTAATTTtggtaaaaataaatgaataatctcTATGaaaacgtatatatatatatatatatatatatatatatatatatatatatatatatatatatattctattgatccccgtgggcaaattatgctctgcatttaacccatcctagctgtgtagctaggagcagtggacagccgcccgccgtgcagcacccggggaccacctccagttggtcttgccatgcctcgggtcaggggcacagacaggagtattaaccatcacatgcatggctttttgatggtgggggaaaccggagcacccggagaaaacccaccacaaacatggggagaacatgcaaactccacacaggatgacctgggacgacccccaaggttggacaaccctggggttcgaacccaggaccttcttgctgtaaggtgacagcgctgaccactgcgccactgtgccaccaatgcTGCCGTCATGTAATCTGTAAGATGCTGGTAGTTAATAAGGTATTTACTGTGTGAAGCATCCTGAAGCTGTTTTCCACAGATGACCATCAGAATATCTGGTGAGATAGTTTTACGATTGTACCAGAGAGACGGGTGTGATGTGAGGTGTCTCTTACCGGAAACTCAGTTTTTGGTAGCCCAAGATGTCCCGTCACACCGAGGACTACAATGACCAGGAGCAGAGAGGCGGACAGAATCACCCAGAATGCCTTGTGTGGGAACTTGGGGGACGCTGCCGAACCCCCATCCTGACAGAGCATGGTCATGCACAAGTCAGAGCCGTCAATCAAAAAACATCAGTGAATATTTTATATTCAAGTACAACGTGTAAACATTAACCTGTTGCAGGATGAGGAATCAGCAGCAACCTCACAAACCAAATGTTGGTCAATTCTGGCTAGTTGGTAAGTTTGTTTTTACTCGTACCAACTGGTTTGGCAGGTTCTGAACTACCGTAACAACTCCTGCGTCTGTAGCTGGAAATCAAGGTGTGGTTTTGGACTCTGACTGTTACATTGATAAGGTAACACGTCTTTCTCCCTCGGTTTGAGAAATGTCTTGAAGACAAGGTGCCCTGAGGCTGGGAACGCTGCAGCCGGTGCAGAACGCATCGGTGCAGAACGCATCGGTGAGGCTCTGGAACAGGTCTTGGAAACAGGATGGTGTCATCCTCAGTTTGGCCGCTGTTGGTTTTCAGAGTTGACGTTGAGGTTTTACTGATATGGGTCGGCCTTCACAGTAGGGCTAAACActtgaaaaaaaatcaactttatgtgtttgtttttcgCCACATGTAGTACACGTTTAAAGAAGGACAAGGAGATGTGTAAGTTCTGCAGGTCTCTGCAGCTTTTGTCTTTCAAAGCTCCGGTTTTTTTtagatactatattaatccctgcTGGGAAGCTCCTCTCTgtatttaacctatcctagctgtgtagcgagtaGCAGtgtgcagccgccatgcagcgcccggggaccaactccaggtcatcttgccatgccttgctcaggggcacagacaggagtattaaccctaacatgcatgtctttttgatggtggtggaaaccggagcacccggagaaaactcaccgcagatacggggagaacatgcaaactgcagacagaggacgacctgggatgaccccccccccccccccccaaggttggacaacactggggttcgaacccaggaccttcttgctgtgaggcgacagcgctagtcCCGGGCCACCATGCCGTCCAAAGAATTTATCAATCTAGCAAGGATTAGGATGATGCTTTGCTGAGTCACACTAAATCACAGGCTACAACATGTTTCTTTAAGAGGAACTGTCAGGAAGCAGAACTTGCGAGATTTTGTTTTCAGTTAAGCGATAAGAGTTGACGCCTAACGTGACTGACGGGCCCAGTTTTCCCTACATTGCACTCTAGACTGTGTGACCACTGCACATGTGCATGTTGCAGTGTTCATTCTTATACAATAGGCCTACTCCACAGTGGACCTTTTACCTTCACGTGTGGTCTAGCATCACCAGGGTTCCTGTCAGAACCTTTTCAGGGGTTCTAGGAACCTGAAGTGGAACCAGAGGTGACTGAACCTCTGTGGTTTTGGAACGTCCTGCAGCAGTGATTCAGGCGAGTCACACAAGCGTCTTCAACACCCTCACAGGGAAACCATTTGTGATGGCTTGTGTCCTTCGTCCCATTCTGTATTACTCTGTATTATTCTCGTTCGACTCTTCTGATTATTTGTCCATCTTAGTTTTCTGAAGCACTTGGAAGTGTCTTGCAAAATGAATGTATCACTGTTAGTATTGTCATTTCCCTAAATGTGTTTAGCACATTTCaacttcctggtcactgcagaaAGTGAGCTCATCGTTCTGTCCCGTCACCAGCTCATCAGCTGTCCCACCGCGAAGTAACGACTCGTTTGACTGGACAGAACCATTAAAAGACGGGTTCTTACCTTGCACTGAACTTCCTCCGAAGCGCTTTGTGAAGGTCTCCAACACCTCACCATCCTGTGTCCCGTGGTGGCTCCTCAGTCGCTCTGCTCCCGTGTGCCGGCTGGCGTCATGGAGCGCTGCTCATGACCAGCTTCAGGTGAGCTGCTCCGCAATACACCTGGCCGGCTTCTCTTTCTCCTCTGTGGACCTCgtacacccccctcccccgccccccctctctttctcctcctcccaccCACCTCTCCTGATGGTGCCACCTCTCCTGTTTCTCCCaaagacccccaccccccaccccccccacacacacacacacacacctttacaaAGCTCGCCAAAATCAATTTGTGAACTTTGGTCTCACTGCTGTTTCCTCCTGTTCTGTCCTTCCCCACCTAATGAGACGGGTGCCTTACTTACCCTCTGCCTCATTTAGTTGACCCTGattccacacatacacacacacacacaggtgtgcgTACACATGACACCAGTTGGCTGGCTAAGCCTGCCCAGACAATGGACAAAGGGGGTGAGACAGGGGTTCTTGGACCCGTCTCTCTCATCATGCAGGAGGGGATATGAGGTCTGGGCTGCTGCTGCTTCCAGCTGACGATAGACAGCCCAAGGTGACTTTTACTGGATGGCTTTGAAGGAAACAGTCCCGTGTCCGCGTTAGACTTCATAGCAATGAGTAGAGACTTGTGTAGTAAAAGTACATGTTTTATTGTATATCTGACCAGTGGTCATCATGTGGGTTCAGGCAGAATACATGTGCAGATTACAGCTCAGAGTAACAGAACAAAGGCCAGCGGATGAAAAGAAGACACATGGTTGTCACTTTGCTCGTCACCGGTGAAATAACAGTAACAGACGTTACACAGTGTACACGACACATCTGGATAACACGGCACCTACCGTTTAATTCCCAATTTAAAACGTGAGTTATACTACCCTGAAGGCTGAACGTAAACCGTGTCAAGACACTTCCATACAGAGGACGCCGCTGTATAAGAACTGCACTCAAATGTACTTTTATTTCCTGATGAAGTAAGCTCAGTGAATTTTATCCCAATGTTGGCGTGCACATGTACACAACAGAACAGTGAAAGTGAACACAACCGTTACGAAACCCTGCGTGTTTGTCTACGTGCTGCAGCGGCTCTGTGTTTCAGGCCGCTGGTTGAGAAAGGACGATTGCTTCACCTGCAGGTTACGAGCCACCCAACAACATGTTCTTCCTTTCACAAGGACAGAAACGGCGACATAGATCCAGCCCTTAAATTAACAAAGACTTCTAAAAATTACATTTACTCGGTACTGGACATTACGGTTACACACAGGAAAGCCAGTCATCCAGTGCAAACACAGTGACTACACAATGGAAGGTTTTAGTTTGGTACTGACTGTACCAAAGTAAATACAGGggatgatgatggatgacagaaCCTTCCTCGTGTCTGAGTTCTGACTCACACGGCCCGGCGTCGCTCACACCAGCCCATTAAAACCCAGCGCCATATAGAGAAGACATTACTGGTACTCTCTATGTGACTCACCACCGtgtgagaacaacagaggaggatgGGGACCCCAGCCTGCAGTAGGCTAGCTAAGCCACAAAACCCTTACAGCCAGTCCCCAGTCCACAACCACTCTAAGACTTAAAATCACAATccggactatacaaataaaagggacttgacttgacaataatcatttttgtttaatttcccgtgtcctatgtaggtgttggtaaggtgagtGTGACCTGAGCTCCATTCAGAATGGAGGAGGGTCGGCAGGCTGTCGTGTCGGCACCTTTGCCACCACATCGTAAGACCCggctgaacctgagttttacttgtCGATGTTGTACGCTGTTGGCAAAGGTCTTCTACCACCAGCTTGctgtgtcatatctgctggttagacacaacatctTCACGTCttctaactcaacactacctgccttccccTTCCTCACCTGGCTGCTATGGAGATGGAAACACTATGCACCCGAGCATTTTTACCAGCGGTAACCATTAAAACGAGCGAGTACAAAAGCATTCGTGATTAGGATAGACATAGATTAGCGGTTGTCTGAAATATATAGTAAAAAATAgtgaaaaaggacatttgtttgcatgtacagCTTCAGGGTTGTAGCTTTAACCCTGCAGGGCAGGAAGGAGATCTGCAATGCTTTCCACGTAGTAATCCGGCACCATCCTCTGCTTCTCCGGACAGCCGCTCTTTAAGTGGGCCTCGGCGTCCGCCACGGTGCTGACCCCCGTGAGGGTGAGCACCGTCCGCAGGCCACAGTTGGAGCCCAGCAGGATGTCTGTGTCCAGACGGTCACCCACCATCAGGCAGCGGGCGCCGTCCAGCCCGAACTGGGAGGCCACGCAGTCGAACATGAAGCGGTTCGGTTTGCCCACCGTCTGAGCTTGGCGCTGGGCGGCCGTCTCCACTGCTCTAACCAGGCAGCCTGTGCCTGGGAGGAAGATGAGAAAGAGGGATGAAGAGATTTCAACTCATCTGTTAACTTGACATGATATCAGTCACATTTTCGTCACCCTTTGAAACTATGGTTTTAATCAGCAATCTGTACTCTGCAGTAGTTTGCAGTGTTTTGCGGTATCCTGTGTGGTTATTTAACGCTTCACCGGGCGGTTGTTATACATCAGTCACTGCTTGTCTACTCCGTCCACTCAGCACCCGTTACGTTTCTGTCCTTCCCAGGAGAGGAATCCCTCTAATGCTCCTCCTGAGGGTCATCGCTTTCTTTTCTTGGCCAGGTTTTTTCTGCGGCACTTTCCCCTCATCCGAACTGAGAGTCTCAGGATGTGTGTTGTTCACTGGCAACTTTCCATTTCACCTGTTGTACTGAGATTTGTGATTTTTCGGGTGACTTGAACTCAGAGATGTAAAACAACACCTGGAGAGGAAGTTCAAGGACCACTGACTGCACCAACAACCACTAATGTGTGTACACAATGGCTGTATTGTATAGTAATCTCTCCTGAACATTATTACTGATTGAAAATAGACGTGTTCAAATAACTCTTCCCTGCACCCGTGATGGGCAAAAATAGAAAAAGTAACATTCCTGGAATAAAAAGAGATAGTAGGGGAGCTGCATCCTGATACTGTACTAGTTT
Proteins encoded in this window:
- the bricd5 gene encoding BRICHOS domain-containing protein 5, giving the protein MVRCWRPSQSASEEVQCKDGGSAASPKFPHKAFWVILSASLLLVIVVLGVTGHLGLPKTEFPIVRTTVPDQTGALVNQSALVDKENNLVTFSVTSQANHTATVVFDNNKGLICYKPVDQDSCFLQKMEKSDYENVYSLLHQPTPKRSQFLLSGNETLWQTEFLGVLADSQVDSSTLEEPFRTLCQDGSVHWTRRVDGPGKQRLVYFCIDICFPTNICVSVCFYYLPE